Part of the Halobacteriovorax vibrionivorans genome, CGCCGCGACATTGATCAACCAAAAAGTACCTGGCCAAGATAGCGAATCAGGATTTCAAGGCGATGTAGGACTTGGAGCAGAGTTTTCTCTACAAGGAATTGACAGCCTAGGCTTTAGCGTTGAATTTGGCGTACGCTTCAAAAATCTGGATGACTTTGAAGTTACGACAATGGGTGAAAACTTCTTAAATGCAGGTATTCACTTTTATCTTTAAATTGGAATTATTGAATGCATATATCTAAATACATGGCCTTCATTCTTGTCTTCATATTTGCAATTGTGTCTCCACAATTTACAAAGGCACAAGATGGGATGATCGGTGCAGATGATGACTTAAATATCGGTGGCGATATTTTCTCAGATTTTAATGAAGACCTACAAGAACAACAAATCTATGAAGATGAACGTTACTACAAATACGGACGCTTCTTTTCATTCTCAATGGGTATTGGTTACACAACTTGGGATGGCAATCGTGGAAAGATGTATGAGGATCTACCTCCTACTTTCAACCTAACAGTTCAATACTTCTCAGACTTTCAATCGGCATGGAATATTGGTTTTGCATATTCTAAGCACAATATAAGTTTAACAAAGCCGACTCAAGGAATCAGTAGTGCAGCATCAATCGATATTTCAATGCTTCGCATGTACTTTGGATACCGTTACTATATCGACACTTCAAACCTTGGTACGGCCATAACTTACTCAAATCCTTATATAACGGCGAGATTTGAATATTGGTATGAACAAGAAAAGATTGAAACTGTAGGTGAAAAAAAAGAAGACAGCTTTGGAGGCGCAGGTGTTGCACTAGGTGGCGGACTTGAATTTCCAATAAAAATAAAAGAATCATATGTGAATATTGAAGCACTTCTTCACACTGTAGCTCTACAAGATGTGCGTACGATAAAATACGCATCTAAGGATGGAGGGCCTGGTGTGCCTGATTTATCAGGATTTGCTTACTCTCTAACAGTTAATTATGTTTGGAATTGGTAGAGCAATAAAGAAGAAACAATAATCACAGAGAGCTATAGCTCGATGATGATTGCAAAGCGCAAACTTAATTTGCATAAAATAAAAGGATGTATTTATGAATCGTTTAAACTCAGATTTAGGTTGGTTATGGCTTAGAATCACAGTTGGACTAGCGATGCTACTTGGGCATGGTTGGGGAAAACTTGCAGGCTTTAGTACTCTAATGACAAAATTCCCAGATCCAATTGGACTTGGTTCACCTTTTGCACTTTCTGCAACAGTATTTGCAGAAGTGTTTTGCCAGATTTTTATTATCATCGGATTTAAAACGAGATGGTTTGCTGCAATTTCAGCAATTACTATGCTTGTAGCGGCTTTTGTCGTTCACGCAAGCGATCCATTCTCTGGAAAAGAAAAGGCCATAATGTATGCAATTATATACATCGGACTCTTTTTCTCTAATGGTGGTAAATATTCAGTTAAAGCATAATCTTAAGCTCCCACAAGGGAGCTTTTTTTTTCATTAAATACTAAGATCATATTATGAAAAAAATTGATTCAAGAGAACTTTTACAAAAGCTTCCACCTTTCACAAAAGAATCAAATAAGTACAGTTTTGGTCACGTTGTAATTATCGGTGGGAATGTCGGTTATGCAGGAGCAGTCAAGCTCTGTGCACAAGCAGCTCTACGTTCAGGATCAGGCTTAGTTACTGTCCTTACAAGGCAAGAGAATGTTTCTTCAATTGTTTCAACAAGAGCTGAGCTAATGGTGCGAGGTTTTGACACACAAACTTCTGGAATCAATCAGGCCAGACCAATCTTAGAAAAAGCAGATGCTATCGTTATTGGCCCTGGCCTTGGAAGAGACGAATGGGCAAATCATATATGTTCATTGATTGAAGATTTCACGGCACCAAAAGTTTTAGATGCTGACGCTCTTTGGAACCTATGTCAAAGAAGTGAAAAGCAAAGATATCAAAATGCAATAATCACCCCTCATTTTGGCGAAGCCGCACGTCTTCTAAATTGCACGAGTGAAGAAATTAGAAAAGATAGAAAAGAAGCAGCTAAAAACCTTCTACAAATAAGTGAATGCGTTGTCTTAAAAGGAGACCATTCTCTTATCGCAAATGATCAAGATATCTATGAAAACGATACAGGAAATTCCATCTTAGCAATGGCCGGGACAGGAGATATTCTAGCAGGAATTATCGGTAGTTTCCTAGGACAAGGCCTGAGCTTAACTGAAGCAGCTTGTCTTGGTACTTGGGTACATGGCAAGGCCAGTGACTTATTAAGAGAAAATACAAGAGGAATACGAGGAAGTATAGCCTCTGACCTCTTTGCTTATATTCAAGAGGTCATTGGCTAATATCTATTTTATTTTGAAACTTTTTTCATACGCTTTTGAAGATCTGTACCTGTTCTAAAGATCAGGTGAATCGGCGTATTATCAAGCGGGAAGGCCCCTCTTAAACCGTTTTTAAGGTAGCGTCGGTAGTTTTCAGGAATTCCACGTGACTTATTTGTGTAAAATAAGAACGTTGGTGGATTCGCTTTAATTTGAGAAGCGTATTTAACACGGAATCTCTTACCACGAGAACCTTTAAGGATAATAGGATGTCTTTCAATAAGCTCAAATACGAAACGGTTAAGCGCACCTGTTGCAATATTTTGTCTTCTAATGAAAATCGTTTTCGTAAGAATCTTCTTAAGACGCTTAAGACCTCTTTTATGCTTTGCTGAGATTGGAATAATATCGCAATAATTAAGCCATGGAAGTTTATCGCGAATATCAAGAAGCCATTCTTTACGTGATTCTTGATCTCTAAACTTATCACCCATCAGATCAACTTTATTTAGACAAACAATAACAGAAGCACCTTTTTCAATAGCGATATCAAGAAGACGCTTATCTTGGTGTGAAACACCCTTTGTTGCATCAATCATATAGATACAAATATCACTATCAGCAATACTTCTTAGTGAGCGATAAACTGATTGTGACTCAACAAAGTCATCAATTTTCTTTTGCTTTCTAATTCCTGCAGTGTCTACGATGTGAATTGAGCGCCAGAAACTTCCTTCAGAAACTTCTTGCTCATCATCTACTAATTCTTGCTCGACTTCTTCACCAGTAGCTTCTTCACCGAAAACTTGTGCTTCCATACGATTAGCAGATGTTTCATCCAGCTGCTCATCCTGCTCGAGCATTACATCCTCAAGACCTTCAAGCTCATAGCTA contains:
- a CDS encoding DoxX family protein; amino-acid sequence: MNRLNSDLGWLWLRITVGLAMLLGHGWGKLAGFSTLMTKFPDPIGLGSPFALSATVFAEVFCQIFIIIGFKTRWFAAISAITMLVAAFVVHASDPFSGKEKAIMYAIIYIGLFFSNGGKYSVKA
- a CDS encoding NAD(P)H-hydrate dehydratase → MKKIDSRELLQKLPPFTKESNKYSFGHVVIIGGNVGYAGAVKLCAQAALRSGSGLVTVLTRQENVSSIVSTRAELMVRGFDTQTSGINQARPILEKADAIVIGPGLGRDEWANHICSLIEDFTAPKVLDADALWNLCQRSEKQRYQNAIITPHFGEAARLLNCTSEEIRKDRKEAAKNLLQISECVVLKGDHSLIANDQDIYENDTGNSILAMAGTGDILAGIIGSFLGQGLSLTEAACLGTWVHGKASDLLRENTRGIRGSIASDLFAYIQEVIG